In Bdellovibrio sp. GT3, one genomic interval encodes:
- a CDS encoding sigma-54-dependent transcriptional regulator has product MLKVLVVDDDQGLRLSVKTALTSNQRFEVDEAFDGINAMEKIKAGTTKYDLVILDVDMPRMNGLETLRQIKEFDSGIIVMVMTAHATLNDAVQAVKDGAYNYLSKPVAGDELLALIDKAVNAHNLISNIAFSAPVMVEEGRKIIGHTSQMQKVFNIIHRLAKVDTPVLIRGASGTGKELVAKAIHFNSARKDEKFVAINCSAIPENLFESELFGHEKGSFTGADQRKIGKFQFAEGGTLFLDEVGDMPQLMQVKILRVLQEKVFTPVGSNREFPTNVRIIAATNRPLEDMIKAGSFREDLFYRLNVVPIFLPALQERKDDLEHMVTIFIKKFNQAHGKRINGITPDAMNVLKKHSWPGNIRELENVIEHAFVLETTNLITIASLPEALLIATGTNLIDLTPFEQAQDIASAGIVKAASAHAGLGDDEDAAGSDIETQDLEGEEIVPYSGENLDFNAQKEAFEKEFIIKALKTFRGRINQTALHANIPKKTLLRKIEKYGINAKDYSI; this is encoded by the coding sequence ATGCTTAAGGTTTTGGTAGTAGACGACGATCAGGGTTTAAGACTGTCTGTTAAAACAGCATTAACATCCAATCAACGCTTCGAAGTTGACGAAGCCTTCGATGGCATCAATGCCATGGAAAAAATCAAAGCCGGCACCACCAAGTATGACCTTGTTATTCTTGACGTCGACATGCCTCGCATGAACGGCCTTGAGACTCTTCGCCAAATCAAGGAATTCGATTCCGGCATTATCGTTATGGTGATGACAGCCCACGCAACCCTGAACGATGCCGTTCAAGCCGTTAAAGATGGTGCTTACAACTATCTTTCAAAACCAGTTGCTGGTGACGAACTTCTGGCTTTGATCGACAAAGCCGTTAACGCACATAACTTGATTTCCAATATCGCATTCTCTGCACCGGTCATGGTGGAGGAAGGTCGTAAAATTATCGGCCATACTTCACAAATGCAGAAAGTGTTCAACATCATCCACCGCCTGGCGAAAGTGGACACTCCCGTTTTGATTCGTGGTGCCTCCGGTACCGGTAAAGAACTGGTTGCCAAGGCGATCCACTTCAACTCTGCCCGCAAAGACGAAAAGTTTGTCGCTATCAACTGTTCGGCAATTCCTGAAAATCTGTTCGAGTCAGAGCTTTTCGGACACGAAAAAGGCTCTTTCACAGGTGCTGATCAACGCAAGATCGGTAAATTCCAATTTGCCGAAGGCGGCACTCTGTTCCTGGATGAAGTCGGCGACATGCCACAATTGATGCAGGTTAAAATCCTGCGCGTGCTTCAGGAGAAAGTATTCACTCCGGTTGGTTCCAACCGTGAATTCCCAACGAATGTGCGCATCATCGCCGCTACCAACCGTCCACTTGAAGACATGATTAAAGCGGGTTCTTTCCGCGAGGATTTGTTCTATCGTTTGAACGTGGTACCTATATTCCTTCCAGCTCTTCAAGAGCGCAAAGATGACCTTGAGCACATGGTTACCATCTTCATCAAGAAGTTCAATCAAGCTCATGGCAAGCGCATCAACGGCATCACACCAGACGCTATGAATGTTCTGAAAAAACACTCTTGGCCAGGCAACATCCGTGAGCTTGAAAACGTGATTGAGCACGCCTTCGTATTGGAAACAACAAATCTGATCACAATCGCCAGCCTTCCAGAGGCTTTGTTGATTGCTACGGGCACCAACTTGATTGATTTGACTCCGTTTGAGCAGGCGCAAGACATCGCTTCTGCCGGAATCGTAAAAGCAGCAAGTGCACACGCTGGTTTGGGCGATGATGAAGATGCGGCTGGCAGCGATATCGAAACTCAGGATCTTGAAGGAGAGGAAATCGTTCCTTACTCTGGCGAGAATCTGGATTTCAATGCGCAAAAAGAAGCTTTCGAAAAAGAATTTATCATCAAAGCACTTAAGACGTTCCGCGGCCGCATCAATCAAACAGCATTGCATGCGAATATTCCAAAGAAGACGCTTTTACGAAAAATTGAAAAGTACGGCATCAACGCCAAAGACTATTCAATTTAA
- a CDS encoding sensor histidine kinase, which translates to MSSSLIKAFWPESSTLIQGIVRFRWIAIFFMMLGTVPLLQAGYLLKEQLFYFMAVIALLAVFNGLTLGIWSKAKAAQEQSLLFVQLLVDLFAVAGLLFVSGSAVNPFIYVLTLHAFLGGMLLRKRSILFGVLIFVFLGILQFETNRDAAMTLNVDRRALYFDFLFQWVVVAGAWFVAHLFSGLLEKHEERIRSLQNRQYRADRLKSLGALAAGFSHEMATPLNSLKLRLDRGVRKLGDPVAAHAEIQQAQLSLDECISVFQKMAGVFMTSADGELQKLNVNSVLQDIVRSWEIDNKTSINKVVSERQFYSRLQPLSFAQMILDLLDNALEASQAPAEITLKLYQDDQEVVIEVVDNGAGLAAEVIERLGEPFNTNKQQGNGLGVYSAILTAQSMGGEFLLGNNSSGKGATARLSLPFEERG; encoded by the coding sequence TGCTGGGGACGGTGCCGCTGCTTCAAGCGGGCTACCTTCTTAAGGAACAGCTGTTTTATTTCATGGCCGTCATTGCATTACTTGCGGTTTTTAATGGTCTGACCTTGGGAATTTGGAGCAAGGCCAAAGCAGCTCAGGAACAATCCCTTCTTTTTGTGCAATTGCTTGTGGATCTGTTTGCGGTGGCAGGATTGCTATTCGTAAGTGGTTCTGCTGTGAATCCGTTTATTTATGTACTGACTTTGCACGCCTTCCTAGGGGGCATGTTGCTGCGCAAACGGAGTATTCTGTTTGGAGTTCTGATTTTTGTATTCCTGGGTATTTTGCAGTTTGAAACGAATCGCGATGCTGCCATGACTCTGAATGTGGACCGTCGGGCTTTGTATTTTGATTTTCTGTTTCAGTGGGTGGTGGTTGCTGGCGCGTGGTTTGTGGCGCATCTTTTTTCGGGGCTTCTGGAAAAGCATGAAGAGCGAATCCGCAGTTTGCAAAACCGACAATACCGCGCGGACCGTTTAAAATCCCTGGGTGCTCTGGCGGCGGGATTCTCTCACGAGATGGCGACGCCGTTAAACTCCCTGAAATTGCGTCTGGATCGCGGCGTCCGAAAGCTTGGCGATCCGGTGGCGGCTCATGCGGAAATCCAACAGGCGCAACTTTCATTGGACGAGTGTATTTCGGTATTTCAAAAAATGGCCGGAGTGTTTATGACTTCGGCTGATGGAGAGCTACAAAAGCTTAACGTCAATTCGGTTCTTCAGGATATCGTTCGCTCGTGGGAAATCGACAATAAGACGTCTATCAATAAGGTTGTCAGTGAGCGGCAGTTTTACAGTCGTCTGCAGCCGTTATCGTTCGCACAGATGATTCTGGATTTATTGGATAACGCCTTGGAGGCTTCTCAGGCTCCCGCTGAAATCACCTTGAAGCTTTACCAAGATGATCAGGAAGTGGTGATTGAAGTCGTTGATAACGGTGCGGGCCTGGCGGCCGAAGTCATTGAGCGTCTGGGCGAGCCCTTCAACACCAACAAGCAGCAGGGTAACGGACTTGGGGTTTATTCAGCAATATTGACGGCTCAATCAATGGGTGGCGAATTTTTGTTGGGAAATAATTCATCAGGGAAAGGTGCAACCGCTCGCCTGTCTCTTCCTTTTGAGGAGCGTGGATGA
- a CDS encoding response regulator transcription factor — protein MKNRVKNILLIEDDNRLREVLHQELEERDFVVQSFAQLPDLNRVATPDGVLLDLRVGNDNGLDFIKQITAKFPNARVIMMSGFGSVASAVKSMQLGAENFLAKPVTPEMIVRAFADEETQVAVDTEESEISLARMEREYIDYVLNSSNGNITQAAKKLGLHRQSLQRKLRKNIPNK, from the coding sequence ATGAAAAATCGGGTAAAGAATATTCTTTTGATCGAAGACGACAATCGCCTGCGCGAAGTATTGCATCAAGAGCTGGAAGAACGAGATTTCGTGGTTCAAAGTTTTGCACAGCTGCCGGATCTGAATCGTGTGGCAACACCAGACGGAGTTTTGCTGGATTTGCGTGTGGGGAATGACAATGGACTGGATTTCATAAAGCAGATCACCGCAAAGTTCCCAAACGCACGCGTGATTATGATGAGCGGATTTGGATCTGTCGCTTCAGCGGTGAAATCCATGCAGCTGGGGGCGGAAAACTTTTTGGCAAAACCCGTGACTCCGGAGATGATCGTTCGGGCTTTTGCAGACGAGGAAACCCAGGTTGCAGTGGATACCGAGGAGTCCGAGATTTCCCTAGCTCGTATGGAGCGTGAGTACATTGACTATGTTTTGAACTCTTCCAACGGCAATATCACTCAGGCCGCGAAAAAACTGGGGCTGCATCGTCAAAGCCTGCAGCGCAAACTTCGCAAGAACATTCCAAACAAATAA
- the lspA gene encoding signal peptidase II, whose protein sequence is MNKKYIWLVAISAFLIALDQVTKLYVHTHFHLGESVVVIPNFFNLTYVRNFGAAFGFLAESHPSFRELFFLSMPPIALIIILGILRGVKDDDTKQIIALSSIFGGAIGNYIDRIRFRYVIDFLDFHIYGKWSWPAFNVADMAIVGGVCLLLLLMFLENSKKKESEKGA, encoded by the coding sequence ATGAATAAAAAATACATCTGGCTGGTCGCTATTTCCGCTTTCTTGATCGCTTTGGATCAAGTTACCAAACTATACGTCCATACGCATTTCCACCTGGGCGAATCCGTTGTCGTCATTCCTAATTTCTTCAATCTGACTTATGTCAGAAACTTTGGCGCAGCGTTTGGCTTCCTTGCGGAAAGCCATCCTTCCTTCCGCGAGTTGTTCTTCCTGTCCATGCCCCCGATCGCTTTGATCATCATCCTGGGCATCCTGCGCGGAGTGAAGGACGACGACACGAAACAGATCATCGCTTTGTCGAGCATCTTTGGCGGCGCAATTGGTAACTACATTGACCGTATCCGCTTCCGCTATGTTATCGACTTCCTGGATTTTCATATCTACGGAAAATGGAGCTGGCCGGCGTTTAACGTTGCCGATATGGCGATCGTCGGTGGTGTGTGCTTGTTGCTACTGCTGATGTTCCTGGAAAACAGCAAAAAAAAAGAATCTGAAAAAGGCGCTTAA